In the Ursus arctos isolate Adak ecotype North America unplaced genomic scaffold, UrsArc2.0 scaffold_5, whole genome shotgun sequence genome, one interval contains:
- the FAM170A gene encoding protein FAM170A, whose product MKQRQKRKHLESEESPESAEQGAGVSKSQEDAPQLESAGVAKGWGAAVGEVSSASEYFSCVSSPRKLIHAGLRRVPRDSPQPRSPLPQVQEQGETAPPLHHASSSPSSYKTCVSSLYVNKEEKGMKIYYMQVQMKKGVAVSWETEETSESLEKQPRMEEVTLPEDVRVGTPPSDVSTRNLLSDSEPSGEEKEHEERAESDSPPGSPAVEERPRAKTPDWLVTMEAGFRCMACCRVFSSLEVLQEHVQHGIRDGFSCHVFHLTMAQLTGTAEAESTHEEEEEEKEEEDKKEEEEGARQEEKEKEEEQPAPEDLGPKRPWSQCPGCVFHSPKDKNN is encoded by the exons ATGAAACAGCGACAAAAGAGGAAACATCTGGAAAGTGAGGAGTCCCCGGAaagtgctgagcagggagcag GGGTCTCGAAGTCACAGGAAGATGCCCCTCAGCTTGAATCAGCTGGGGTGGCCAAAGGCTGGGGCGCAGCCGTAGGGGAGGTGTCCTCTGCCTCTGAATACTTCTCCTGTGTTTCTTCTCCACGCAAGCTCATCCACGCTG GACTCCGGAGAGTACCTCGAGACAGTCCTCAGCCTAGATCACCCCTACCCCAGGTTCAGGAGCAAGGGGAGACTGCTCCCCCCTTACACCATGCCTCCTCATCCCCTTCGTCCTATAAGACCTGTGTGTCCTCTCTATACGTGAACAAAGAGGAAAAGGGCATGAAAATATACTACATGCAGGTACAAATGAAAAAGGGTGTGGCGGTCTCCTGGGAGACTGAGGAGACCTCAGAGTCACTAGAAAAGCAGCCGAGGATGGAAGAAGTGACCCTTCCCGAGGACGTGCGGGTAGGGACGCCCCCTTCGGACGTGTCCACCAGAAACCTGCTGTCTGACAGCGAGCCCAgcggggaggagaaggagcacgAGGAGCGGGCAGAGTCAGACAGCCCGCCTGGGTCACCCGCAGTTGAGGAGAGACCCAGGGCCAAGACCCCCGACTGGCTGGTGACCATGGAGGCTGGCTTTAGGTGCATGGCCTGCTGCCGGGTCTTCTCCTCCCTGGAGGTCCTCCAGGAGCACGTGCAGCACGGGATCCGGGACGGTTTCAGCTGCCACGTGTTTCACCTCACCATGGCCCAGCTGACGGGCACGGCGGAAGCAGAGAGCACCcacgaagaggaggaggaggagaaggaggaggaggacaagaaggaggaggaagagggagcgagacaggaggaaaaggagaaggaggaggaacagCCCGCACCAGAAGACCTAGGTCCGAAGCGGCCTTGGAGCCAGTGCCCAGGCTGTGTGTTCCATTCTCCAAAGGACAAGAA CAACTGA